In Dreissena polymorpha isolate Duluth1 chromosome 11, UMN_Dpol_1.0, whole genome shotgun sequence, the genomic window TGTGTATACTTTTTGCGGCTATCGTTGTCTTCCTTCTCTTCTTCAACACCTTCATCTTTCAAGCAGGCCTTGTGAACATCCTTGTTAACAAGTTCAGGGTCACCATCACAGTAGTGTTTGTCTACTTCTGCCTCTGTGTGGGCCTACACGTGTGGTATATGGTGAGTTCAGTGAATTTGTAGTTGTAAAAAGTATTTAACCtgttcccactcagaggcaaagtaaaaatggctaagtgcaaacagcatcaaaccagattagcctgtgagtaactcgcagtctgttcaggtttaatgctgtttgctgctcaccagtatttaagggttggagatgaagcgtgaaaacatgaatctagtaagaaaggtctttaattaaattaaactttatgagggactacaaatgcgtaaaaatacgtaattaagtggtaaagagttaacgAAGGATACCGTTATAACTTGTATTTATGCAGCTATAATGTCATGATAATTTTAGAGACTGAGAGCCCATAATAGTCAAGACTCACCTTGGATAATTAGTTCTTCTTAACTCCTGCTGTAAGCACAAGTGTTAGTTTGAATAGACAAttggcatttttaaccaggttttccgaaggaaagaCTGGtgattagattggtgaatgtcggcgggcgggcgggctggcgggcggccggaacaagcttgtccgggccataactttgtcgttcattgtgagattttaaaatcattttgcacatgtgttcaccatcattgggcggtgtgtcacatgaaagaattacgtcaatatctccaaggtcaaggtcaccaccactaaaaatagatttatttagaaactaggggggtaactatgaacaatcagttcagttttagttgtctccctttatcagaattttttctcaaattgaaaacctggttttgtgacaattttgtcccttgttattgaCATAAAATGCTTAAATTACAATTTATTCatgaaaatgtacatatttttatgtgttttatatgcagcaaaattaaataattacgGTTTGTTTCTGCTGTTGTAGACATTAAGATGGGCAGACCCTAATACCTGGATCTGGGGAAATCAAGGCATTAGAGTACTATTCATCATTCAGAGAACGGGTATGTTTGGTAGTATGTTTTGTAAGTGTAAGCTAAAATCCTGTTTCTTGACAGTAAAACAACTAATTTTTTAATGATAGcatattaaaacagtttatattgacatttttatttttgttgttctaAATTTCTGCAGCTTAGGAACAACAAATCTCGTACAAGTAATCTGTAGTGCTGTGTACACATTAATGCCCAAAAGATGATAGTGAAGATGTGATAGTTTGACATAAAATCTGCGATTATAAAGGAATTAATGTTAAAATTAGGTTGTtaacattgatatatatataatttgttttttcTTGGACAAGAATGCTTATGCTCGCTTCAACATGTCTGTAGACTTCTAAAATCTTATGCAGCCTTTGTCTACTTTAATTCTATGTCAACATACTTTACAGTCTCTCTGACAGTTTTTCTACTACATCTATTAGCGTACTATTGCCCTTTTAAATCCAATGccaatatgttcatttttgtttatCTCCTTGCAGCCTCTGtgttttactactacttctacaagcGAACCTGTCTGAAGCTGGCAGACCCGCGGTTCTATCAGGACTCAGACTGGATACAGAAAGAGTTTGAGAAGAGACGATAGTGCTTGAGCCATGTGGAAATATTGATCTGTGATAACCATATTATTAGTGACTATACATTGTATATACTTGTATATATTATCTTCTACGCTATATATGTATTGGAGTGGGTTGTTTGCGAATTTAGTTATAAAGTTCTTTTGTCAGGATTTTTGtctatattttgtttttgacaaAAAGTTCCAGACACTTGTAAACTGTGTAAacttacataatatatatttaaatattttctatatttaatgGATTTAGTTTGTCTACATGTTTCCATTGGTACAATTGTCCATAAGGTTTTCTGATCAGCCACTTACTGGTGGTATGTAGTTTAAATTTGGCATAGTGTATGTGGATGTTTGCATGTCTCGTGATGTGGGTTAAGAATTATATCATgacatatattatatgtttagtgaaatattgaaaatgtacCTAGTTTTGTCTTGTCTTCtgcatatataaataataaataattctgcaagtttttaactctttttttaagaataaatgtAATTAAGTTTTGTATCTGACAATGTAatttttaacatatatgtttttatattattttaattattgtatcaAAAATTGCAAATGGATATTTTTACTGTACGACATAGAAATATTTGCAATTTTATAACACACTTCTTATGAACTTCAATTTTTTTACTTATCAACGTTTTATCTTTTTCCAAATAATAATACTTAAAGCGTATATACTTGTTTTAAAATTGGTTGTTAAAACCAGACATGAACTACTCTTTGTATAAAAAAGGAATTCACTTGCTGTTGGACTTCATATCAATTAAAGCATAACATATGTCTTAGTACAACGCTATTACTcattgaatgtaaaaataatgtaaaaatattgtgTATTTGTCAATGAAAATGTCAGAAGTATAATTTCTTTGGCCAGATAAATATTGTAAATTGTTGTTTTCCTGTTGTATGTATCAAACGGTGTAAAAGCCAACGCATCACTGACTTAACAGATGTTAACTATTCCGTCCAGATTTATTTATATTACTCATGGTTATTTTATTGCTCATGggttgtgtttttttgttcagAGATTGTGGTGCATATAGATTTTAAACTGTCTGTCTGCTTGTTGTTGCTTCTGTCAAAAGGATTTTTGAGATGCAGGTAAATCAATATCTATAACAGTTTTAGTGATTTATTGATTAGCAAATAGTCAACATGTTAACTATGGCTCcatgttattttgatgcatgtttaACATGTACATATTTACCAATGAAGAGCTATGGAATGATTTGGGCAAAACAATACGATATTTTTGCTCAACTATTTACTGAATAAATCAAGTAAAATCACGAATGTCGGCATGGGTGTTCAAGCAATTCACTTATTAAGGTAAAAATGCAACACCTCATTTCACTGTTTCAACTACAGgtattaaatttaaactttacatttgtatttggttTCATAACTGTGACctgatttttttcataattatggacCTTTTTGTACTGATAAATTCTGTTAAGTTGAACATGTAACATCTCCATTCAGATATTGGCCAGATATTTGTTGTGTGAGTCTGCCTTCATGAATTACAGATGAAGTGCGAGTGTTGTTCCAGTCCATTTTTTGTAGTGTGAATTAATGGGCCATGGACTTAgagaaattttctctataataaccattTTCCATAAGTTTTTTACGAAACGCTTTCAGACTCTTAGCTGCTTTTTGGCATGTGAGTCTACCTGTATGACTTACAGAtggatgaagtgtgagtttttcgCTCCAGTCCATTTATGTTTGGcaagttatgggcctttgactGAGAGAAATTTTATCTACTCTAACCATTTTCCATAAGTTTTTTTACGAAAGGCTTTCAGacatttagctgatttttggcaTGTGAATTTACCCATATGACTAACAGATGGATGAAGTGTGAATTTCA contains:
- the LOC127851113 gene encoding transmembrane protein 138-like encodes the protein MLVERYRPILYLQYLLLFVDLFLNSFIELLRFENVILLVLLVIQDVCILFAAIVVFLLFFNTFIFQAGLVNILVNKFRVTITVVFVYFCLCVGLHVWYMTLRWADPNTWIWGNQGIRVLFIIQRTASVFYYYFYKRTCLKLADPRFYQDSDWIQKEFEKRR